From a region of the Actinopolymorpha singaporensis genome:
- a CDS encoding dihydrofolate reductase family protein — protein MTALVLKMSVSLDGYVAPEDGSPDWIAAGGSDDALDWTVETVSNACAHLMGATSYAVMAAHWPGDSGPFAKPMNEIPKVVFSNTLTSADWDRTTISAGELGESVRRLKEERSGGYLLAHGGARFARSLVASGLIDEYRLLVHPVVLGAGERLFLSPLTVEPSKTTVFSGGAVAHVFRGNHPQAG, from the coding sequence ATGACCGCACTGGTCCTGAAGATGTCTGTCTCGCTCGACGGTTACGTGGCCCCCGAGGACGGGAGCCCGGACTGGATCGCGGCCGGAGGATCCGACGACGCCCTCGACTGGACCGTCGAGACCGTGAGCAACGCCTGCGCGCACCTCATGGGTGCCACCTCCTACGCGGTGATGGCCGCCCACTGGCCCGGCGACTCCGGGCCGTTCGCCAAGCCGATGAACGAGATCCCGAAGGTCGTGTTCTCGAACACGCTCACATCCGCCGACTGGGACCGGACGACGATCTCCGCCGGAGAACTGGGGGAGTCCGTCAGGCGGCTCAAGGAGGAGCGCTCCGGGGGATATCTGCTCGCCCACGGCGGGGCGCGGTTCGCGCGGTCGCTGGTGGCGTCCGGTCTGATCGACGAGTACCGCCTTCTCGTCCACCCGGTGGTTCTGGGCGCGGGCGAGCGGCTCTTCCTCTCCCCGCTCACCGTCGAGCCGTCCAAAACCACCGTCTTCAGCGGCGGAGCCGTCGCGCACGTCTTTCGCGGCAACCACCCGCAGGCAGGCTGA
- a CDS encoding phytanoyl-CoA dioxygenase family protein: protein MTTAPTPVSPPAPASAPTTVPSLGRDEVRQFHELGYLGPYTAVPPAAMNAIRQRIDTEVIPTPGPNPKNPLQARHLDHRLVHDLIARPEILGRLRALVGNDLVVWASYFFTKEPGGKEIPWHQDANYWPIEPPLNLSVWMAIDEVTTENSCVRIIPGSHRRVVPHVPARDGVAFGQEADPAYVDEDAAVDMVLRPGQFFLFNERLLHQSHRNTSSRRRMGLSARYIPPFVALLDQDAPPLFPDHACVVVSGDDTFGLNRTTNPPPRTA from the coding sequence ATGACCACAGCCCCCACGCCTGTTTCGCCACCCGCTCCGGCATCCGCCCCGACGACCGTTCCGAGCCTGGGCCGCGACGAGGTTCGACAATTCCACGAGCTGGGCTACCTCGGCCCGTACACCGCGGTGCCCCCTGCGGCGATGAACGCGATCCGGCAGCGAATCGACACCGAGGTGATCCCGACCCCTGGTCCGAACCCGAAGAACCCGTTGCAGGCAAGGCACCTCGACCATCGGCTGGTCCACGACCTCATCGCCCGGCCGGAGATCCTCGGCAGGCTGCGGGCGCTGGTCGGAAACGACCTCGTGGTGTGGGCGAGCTACTTCTTCACCAAAGAACCCGGCGGCAAGGAGATTCCCTGGCACCAGGACGCCAACTACTGGCCGATCGAGCCACCGCTGAACCTGTCCGTGTGGATGGCGATCGACGAGGTGACGACGGAGAACTCCTGCGTCCGGATCATCCCCGGCTCCCACCGTCGGGTCGTCCCCCACGTCCCGGCGCGCGACGGCGTGGCGTTCGGGCAGGAGGCCGACCCGGCGTACGTCGACGAGGACGCGGCAGTGGACATGGTGCTACGCCCGGGGCAGTTCTTCCTCTTCAACGAGCGACTGCTCCACCAGTCGCACCGGAACACCTCGAGCAGACGACGGATGGGGTTGTCGGCGCGGTACATCCCGCCGTTCGTCGCCCTGCTCGACCAGGACGCTCCGCCACTGTTTCCCGACCACGCCTGCGTGGTGGTCAGTGGCGACGACACGTTCGGACTGAACCGCACCACGAACCCTCCGCCCCGTACGGCGTGA
- a CDS encoding ABC transporter substrate-binding protein, which yields MSPEPATHASHRAGALNRRRFLATTGGAAMAFTSLTGCDLLSTNPTNGSRDAGHDRGDSSAKEAPGLAKLVKAGKLPPLPERLPKSPLTVTPAERTGHYGGDLTSAILGPAEAVQLYRIVGYDYLMRWSPQWKSAPIPNIAKLAEASPDARRFTFELREGMRWSNGDPFTAHDIVFVQNDVFNNEELYPAGPSNPGTAQALDDHTVRFTFEDPNGLFLQEQASTMGLDYVTRPSRYLKQFHAKYNRDVAAEAKKEKFASWTEYFSAKADRWVNPDLPTVFPWRITQGVGEGTRVVLERNPYYWKVDPDGRQLPYIDRVVYSVVSDPEVLLTHVLAGDIDFQLRPTNTLTNKPVLARRREQGHYRFSRAVPSNMNTMVLCLNLTHGDRALRGIFANKDFRIGLSLAINRQEIIDTAYQKQGRPYQAAPRPESEFYDEKFATQYTEYDVAGANQHLDRVLPDKDGKGFRLRPDGRRLEFTVEFANGIWPEYPTVLELIRTYAAQVGVDLRIKGEDRALFDVRTGEAQKHDAAVWQGAGGWNDIYLNPYFYLPVSAGATYFGRAWWDWYVSGGKNGEEPPEPTKRQLTLFDRLKGTADATERTSLMKQILAIAREEFYAIGINLQPEEYATVNDRLRNVPDKMPNSWVYPTPGPTSPEQYFVN from the coding sequence ATGAGCCCTGAACCTGCGACCCATGCATCCCATCGCGCCGGCGCCCTGAACCGCCGCCGCTTCCTCGCCACCACCGGCGGGGCCGCGATGGCGTTCACCTCACTCACCGGGTGCGACCTGCTGTCCACCAATCCCACCAACGGCAGCAGGGACGCCGGCCACGACCGCGGCGACTCCAGCGCGAAGGAAGCGCCCGGCCTCGCGAAGCTCGTCAAGGCGGGCAAGCTTCCCCCGTTGCCCGAACGCCTGCCGAAGTCGCCGCTCACGGTCACCCCGGCGGAGCGAACCGGCCACTACGGCGGTGACCTCACCAGCGCCATCCTCGGCCCGGCCGAGGCGGTCCAGCTCTATCGGATCGTCGGGTACGACTACCTGATGCGCTGGAGTCCGCAGTGGAAGTCAGCGCCGATCCCGAACATCGCGAAGTTGGCCGAGGCCAGTCCGGACGCCCGGCGGTTCACCTTCGAGTTGCGGGAGGGGATGCGCTGGTCGAACGGCGACCCGTTCACCGCGCACGACATCGTCTTCGTCCAGAACGACGTCTTCAACAACGAGGAGCTGTATCCGGCCGGCCCGAGCAATCCCGGGACCGCCCAGGCTCTCGACGACCACACCGTGCGGTTCACCTTCGAGGACCCGAACGGACTCTTTCTGCAGGAGCAGGCGTCCACGATGGGCCTGGACTATGTCACCAGGCCGTCACGGTATCTCAAGCAGTTCCACGCGAAGTACAACCGCGACGTCGCGGCGGAGGCCAAGAAGGAGAAGTTCGCCAGTTGGACGGAGTACTTCTCCGCGAAGGCGGACCGGTGGGTCAACCCCGACCTGCCGACGGTGTTCCCGTGGCGGATCACCCAGGGCGTCGGTGAGGGAACGAGGGTCGTCCTCGAACGGAATCCGTACTACTGGAAGGTAGACCCGGACGGGCGCCAGTTGCCCTACATCGATCGGGTCGTCTACTCGGTGGTCTCCGACCCCGAGGTCCTGCTGACGCACGTGCTGGCCGGCGACATCGACTTCCAGCTCCGCCCGACCAACACGCTGACGAACAAGCCGGTGCTGGCCCGCCGTCGTGAGCAGGGGCACTACCGGTTCAGCCGGGCCGTGCCCTCGAACATGAACACCATGGTGCTGTGCCTGAACCTCACCCACGGCGACCGGGCACTGCGGGGCATCTTCGCAAACAAGGACTTCCGGATCGGGCTCTCTTTGGCGATCAACCGTCAGGAGATCATCGACACCGCGTACCAGAAGCAGGGCCGGCCGTACCAGGCCGCGCCGCGTCCGGAGTCGGAGTTCTACGACGAGAAGTTCGCCACGCAGTACACGGAGTACGACGTGGCCGGCGCGAACCAGCACCTGGACCGGGTGCTGCCGGACAAGGACGGCAAGGGATTCCGGTTGCGCCCGGACGGCAGGCGGCTGGAGTTCACCGTCGAGTTCGCGAACGGGATCTGGCCGGAGTACCCCACCGTTCTCGAACTCATCCGCACCTACGCGGCGCAGGTCGGCGTCGACCTGAGGATCAAGGGTGAGGACCGTGCGCTGTTCGACGTGCGTACCGGCGAGGCGCAGAAACACGACGCGGCGGTCTGGCAGGGCGCCGGCGGATGGAACGACATCTACCTCAATCCCTACTTCTACCTGCCGGTCAGCGCGGGGGCGACCTACTTCGGCCGCGCCTGGTGGGACTGGTACGTCAGCGGCGGCAAGAACGGCGAGGAGCCGCCGGAGCCGACGAAGCGGCAACTGACTCTCTTCGACCGGTTGAAGGGCACCGCGGACGCGACCGAACGCACCTCCCTGATGAAGCAGATCCTCGCCATCGCCCGCGAGGAGTTCTACGCCATCGGGATCAACCTCCAGCCGGAGGAGTACGCGACCGTCAACGACCGGTTGCGCAACGTCCCGGACAAGATGCCGAACTCCTGGGTGTATCCGACTCCGGGCCCGACCAGCCCCGAGCAGTACTTCGTCAACTGA
- a CDS encoding FAD-dependent oxidoreductase: MRHEEVVSDVTVVGGGLAGCCAAIAAARQGAKVALIQNRPVLGGNSSSEIRVWVCGATAHGTHHYARETGIIGEMLVENQFRNPDGNPYYWDLVVLQTVRDEPNISLFLNTDVRSVEADGPEHERTIRAVTGWMMGSEREIRFTGPTFLDCSGDGLVGFLAGARYRTGCEAREEYDESWAPEQADSTTLGSTILFYSKDVGHPVKYVPPAFARDITRTSIPERRIIRTDLNGCAYWWIEWGGERDVVHDNEEIRDELQAAIYGIWDHIKNSGKFDADHLTLEWIGAVPGKREYRRFVGDHTLTQHDVLGQEFFPDRVAFGGWSIDLHPPGGMYATERGSRHWHPHGNYHIPLRSLYSQNVTNLWMAGRNISCSHVAFGSTRVMATCAVVGEAAGTGAALATRRGVSPRELATNEIDLVHRAMVRGDAALLGVENTDRDDLARSAAVQASSTLRRLVVDTSAGTVPLDSHLGLVVPVDPALGFVELLLDAEEDTTVNVELHSTGQPQNYLPLHLETSATARVGAGPKQWVRFALDWTPDGPQNAFLVVRRNDAVSIHRSDSAEPGTLFFRHRTPPPEEKYTEQWREWKHILHRESLCLRMGSPTRAYDAAHAVGGYARPYGGPRMWVSERMEWDEQPWLGLTWNDDVTFGEVAVIFDDEVEEDLINLHHHRTPFDVLPGLVRDYRVQALVDGEWATIVSVRENRRRHRVHRLDDAVTTRRLRVLVGATNGAPRAHIVALRVYADPR; encoded by the coding sequence ATGCGCCACGAGGAAGTCGTCTCCGACGTCACGGTCGTGGGTGGTGGGCTCGCGGGGTGCTGTGCCGCGATAGCGGCCGCCCGCCAGGGCGCGAAGGTGGCGCTGATCCAGAACCGCCCGGTCCTGGGCGGGAACTCCTCCAGCGAGATCCGGGTCTGGGTGTGCGGCGCGACCGCGCACGGCACCCACCACTACGCCCGGGAGACCGGGATCATCGGTGAGATGCTGGTGGAGAACCAGTTCCGCAACCCGGACGGCAACCCGTACTACTGGGACCTCGTGGTGCTGCAGACCGTCCGCGACGAGCCGAACATCAGTCTTTTCCTCAACACCGACGTTCGTTCCGTCGAGGCCGACGGACCCGAGCACGAGCGGACCATCCGTGCGGTGACCGGCTGGATGATGGGCTCCGAACGAGAGATCCGGTTCACCGGCCCGACGTTCCTCGACTGCAGTGGCGACGGCCTGGTGGGCTTCCTGGCCGGTGCCCGCTACCGGACCGGATGCGAGGCGCGCGAGGAGTACGACGAGTCCTGGGCGCCGGAGCAGGCCGACAGCACCACGCTCGGCAGCACCATTCTCTTCTACTCCAAGGATGTCGGGCATCCGGTGAAGTACGTCCCACCGGCGTTCGCCCGCGACATCACCCGCACGTCCATCCCGGAACGCCGGATCATTCGCACCGATCTCAACGGTTGCGCGTACTGGTGGATCGAGTGGGGTGGTGAGCGGGACGTCGTCCACGACAACGAGGAGATCCGCGACGAACTGCAGGCGGCGATCTACGGCATCTGGGACCACATCAAGAACTCCGGGAAGTTCGACGCCGACCACCTCACCCTGGAGTGGATCGGTGCGGTGCCCGGCAAGCGGGAGTACCGCAGGTTCGTCGGCGACCACACGCTGACCCAGCACGACGTACTGGGACAGGAGTTCTTCCCCGACCGGGTGGCCTTCGGCGGCTGGTCGATCGACCTGCACCCTCCGGGTGGGATGTACGCCACCGAGCGAGGGTCGCGGCACTGGCACCCACACGGCAACTACCACATTCCGTTGCGGAGCCTGTACTCGCAGAACGTCACGAACCTGTGGATGGCCGGCCGCAACATCAGCTGCAGCCACGTGGCGTTCGGTAGCACGCGGGTGATGGCCACCTGTGCGGTCGTGGGTGAGGCGGCCGGGACGGGAGCGGCGCTGGCGACCCGCCGTGGGGTGTCACCGCGGGAACTCGCCACGAACGAGATCGACCTGGTGCACCGGGCGATGGTGCGCGGCGACGCTGCCCTGCTGGGTGTGGAGAACACCGACCGGGACGACCTCGCGCGCTCCGCGGCGGTGCAGGCCTCGTCCACCCTGCGACGTCTCGTGGTCGACACGTCCGCCGGCACCGTCCCGCTGGACAGCCACCTGGGCCTGGTGGTCCCGGTCGACCCCGCGCTCGGCTTCGTCGAACTCCTGCTGGACGCCGAGGAGGACACCACCGTCAACGTCGAGTTGCACAGCACGGGGCAGCCGCAGAACTACCTTCCCCTCCACCTGGAGACCTCGGCAACCGCTCGCGTCGGCGCGGGACCGAAGCAGTGGGTGCGGTTCGCGCTGGACTGGACACCGGACGGGCCGCAGAACGCGTTCCTCGTCGTACGCCGGAACGACGCCGTGTCGATCCATCGCAGTGACAGCGCCGAGCCGGGCACGTTGTTCTTCCGGCACCGCACACCGCCGCCGGAGGAGAAGTACACCGAGCAGTGGCGGGAGTGGAAGCACATCCTGCATCGAGAGAGCCTGTGCCTGCGAATGGGATCGCCGACCCGGGCCTACGACGCGGCTCACGCGGTCGGCGGCTACGCGCGCCCCTACGGCGGCCCGCGGATGTGGGTGTCGGAGCGGATGGAGTGGGACGAGCAACCGTGGCTCGGGCTCACCTGGAACGACGACGTGACCTTCGGCGAGGTCGCGGTGATCTTCGACGACGAGGTCGAGGAGGACCTCATCAACCTGCACCACCACCGGACGCCGTTCGACGTGCTGCCCGGCCTGGTCCGCGACTACCGCGTGCAGGCGCTGGTTGACGGTGAGTGGGCCACGATCGTTTCGGTACGCGAGAACCGCCGTCGGCACCGGGTGCATCGCCTCGACGACGCCGTCACCACTCGCCGGCTTCGCGTGCTCGTCGGGGCCACCAACGGCGCGCCCCGCGCCCACATCGTGGCGCTGCGCGTCTACGCGGACCCGCGCTGA
- a CDS encoding helix-turn-helix domain-containing protein, translating to MARGLEVLRVLVDEGGPITGTEIARRVGLHQSSTSRILSTLTEVGYVRRTARGFAPDFGVLSLVSATSQFPLIRKPRAVMRKIAAGCGGLSPTLSMLWRNQMIYFLRTSERGETIDFWWSDFPIHLSAPGLRLLLNLPREQALEILRGSRQRFGWGGQPGVVPETEEAVLDLAAGNLAHDVIVLRGWNRPGETGAAIPVDVDEDHPVALALTGPSDVADIPTLQLWLHDARRSVEAVVRQP from the coding sequence CTGGCTCGTGGGCTGGAAGTGCTCAGGGTGCTGGTGGACGAGGGCGGTCCGATCACCGGTACGGAGATCGCCCGCAGGGTGGGCCTGCACCAGAGTTCGACCTCGCGCATCCTGTCCACGCTGACCGAGGTCGGCTACGTACGCAGGACGGCACGAGGGTTCGCCCCCGACTTCGGCGTGCTGTCGCTCGTCTCGGCGACGTCGCAGTTCCCGCTCATCCGGAAGCCACGAGCGGTGATGAGGAAGATCGCCGCCGGCTGCGGCGGGCTGAGCCCCACCTTGAGCATGCTGTGGCGCAACCAGATGATCTACTTCCTGCGTACGTCGGAACGCGGCGAGACGATCGACTTCTGGTGGTCGGACTTCCCGATCCACCTGTCCGCGCCGGGCCTGCGGCTGTTGCTGAACCTGCCTCGTGAGCAGGCGCTGGAGATTCTGCGCGGGTCCCGCCAGAGGTTCGGCTGGGGTGGGCAGCCGGGCGTCGTCCCCGAGACCGAGGAGGCCGTACTCGACCTGGCCGCCGGCAACCTCGCCCACGACGTGATCGTGTTGCGCGGATGGAACCGCCCAGGAGAGACCGGTGCGGCGATACCGGTCGACGTCGACGAGGACCACCCCGTCGCCCTCGCGCTGACCGGCCCGTCGGACGTCGCCGACATCCCCACGCTGCAACTGTGGTTGCACGACGCACGCCGTTCGGTCGAAGCCGTCGTACGTCAGCCGTGA
- a CDS encoding glycosyltransferase family 39 protein, whose product MPGSQRLRARVGLVEELVVWAAVLAGIVARVDLWWQGRAFWRDELALVQSLDTYPPAKLLGPLSDTQSAPPGWLLLERLVTTVFGTGERAYRLIPLLAGCATLVLVALLARRFVRRTWTAAIPVLALATLPQLVFYSAQAKQYTTDMLLVTGMLLLAVGLLRPQSEPSGERSGEPSGDPSGEPARWRELGWYALIAVGPWFSHGFMLAAPLAAAWVGFVQWRRGVRSIMGLLVRLAAPGVSLLLAALWARHLTSLAPDFASYWMPFMRAGDRGRFLHWNRFLWEDFGIRELGFDRPWALVLLGVPAVGLVAACVRRWSRSTAPLLVLPLFTAYAFALVSMYPFGRRLVLFCVPGALVLAGVAVDAFVGGVRRLAPSWTAQVVGLAGVAALGLVAWTTPASLDQNLRYQYGVDDYRVALQFVKSRWKPGDVLVTGNGDRVAFRVYGRRLGLPADRAYRGMRSHDETKRVGCPLPKEITSAERVWLVTGDRVSIYPGDRSRYTVIVPFLDRYRRVYFADRGHVTIQVLLPGPAGSAEPPKGRCLEFAPVGPPGTPARPPALPID is encoded by the coding sequence GTGCCAGGAAGCCAACGCCTTCGTGCCCGCGTGGGCTTGGTGGAAGAACTCGTGGTGTGGGCGGCGGTCCTGGCCGGCATCGTGGCCCGGGTCGACCTGTGGTGGCAGGGCCGCGCGTTCTGGCGCGACGAGTTGGCGCTGGTGCAGAGCCTGGACACCTACCCGCCGGCGAAGTTGCTCGGCCCGCTGTCCGACACGCAGTCGGCCCCACCGGGCTGGCTGCTGCTGGAACGCCTGGTGACCACCGTGTTCGGCACCGGTGAGCGCGCCTATCGGCTGATACCGCTGCTGGCCGGCTGCGCCACGCTGGTCCTGGTCGCGCTGCTGGCAAGGAGATTCGTCCGCCGTACCTGGACCGCGGCGATTCCGGTGCTGGCGCTGGCAACGTTGCCACAGCTGGTCTTCTACTCCGCCCAGGCCAAGCAGTACACCACGGACATGCTGCTGGTCACCGGGATGCTGCTGCTGGCGGTCGGCCTGCTCCGACCGCAGAGTGAACCGTCCGGGGAACGGTCCGGGGAGCCATCCGGCGATCCGTCCGGCGAACCGGCCCGGTGGCGCGAGCTCGGCTGGTACGCACTGATCGCCGTCGGTCCGTGGTTCTCGCACGGGTTCATGCTGGCGGCACCGCTGGCCGCCGCCTGGGTCGGGTTCGTCCAGTGGCGCAGGGGAGTGCGGTCGATCATGGGCCTGCTGGTCCGGCTTGCGGCACCCGGCGTCTCGTTGTTGCTGGCCGCGTTGTGGGCTCGCCACCTCACCTCGCTCGCGCCCGACTTCGCGTCGTACTGGATGCCGTTCATGCGCGCCGGCGACCGTGGCCGTTTCCTGCACTGGAACCGCTTCCTGTGGGAGGACTTCGGCATCCGGGAGTTGGGCTTCGACCGGCCCTGGGCGCTCGTTCTGCTCGGCGTTCCCGCGGTGGGCCTGGTTGCGGCGTGCGTGCGGCGATGGTCCCGGAGCACCGCACCGCTGCTGGTCCTCCCGCTGTTCACCGCGTACGCCTTCGCACTCGTCTCGATGTATCCGTTCGGGCGTCGCCTCGTGCTCTTCTGCGTACCCGGCGCGCTCGTGCTGGCCGGTGTCGCCGTGGACGCGTTCGTCGGTGGCGTGCGGAGGCTCGCGCCGTCCTGGACCGCGCAGGTCGTCGGGCTGGCCGGTGTCGCCGCTCTCGGACTGGTCGCCTGGACCACACCGGCGAGCCTGGACCAGAACCTCCGCTACCAGTACGGCGTGGACGACTACCGCGTGGCGTTGCAGTTCGTGAAGTCGCGGTGGAAACCGGGGGACGTGCTCGTCACCGGGAACGGCGACCGGGTGGCGTTCCGGGTCTACGGCCGGCGGCTCGGCCTGCCTGCCGACCGGGCGTACCGGGGCATGCGGTCCCACGACGAGACCAAGCGGGTCGGCTGCCCGTTGCCGAAGGAGATCACCTCTGCCGAACGCGTCTGGCTGGTCACCGGCGACCGGGTGTCGATCTACCCGGGGGACCGGAGCCGCTACACCGTGATCGTGCCGTTCCTCGACCGCTACCGCCGGGTCTACTTCGCCGACAGGGGGCACGTGACGATCCAGGTGCTGCTGCCCGGACCGGCCGGCAGCGCGGAGCCCCCGAAGGGTCGGTGCCTGGAGTTTGCTCCCGTCGGGCCGCCCGGCACGCCGGCTCGCCCGCCCGCACTTCCGATCGACTGA